GTCCTTTAAACAGTGTAAACCCTGCTGATATTGAAAGTATCACGGTTTTAAAAGATGCGGATGCAACGGCAATATATGGGAGCAGGGCAACAAATGGTGTCGTTTTAATTACCACTAAGAAAGGAAAATCTGGTAAAACCCAAATTGAACTCAATGTTTCGCAGGGGATTAATCAGGTTGCCAATTATCCGCGGCTGCTTAATCTGGATCAATATTTACAAATTAGAAGAGAGGCTTTTGCTAACGATGGCAAGATTCCTTCCAGTGACCCCAATTCTGCAAACTATGCGCCCGATTTAACGGTATGGAGCCAAACGGAATCTACGGACTGGGCTAAACACTTTTTAGGCAATACGGGCCATATGAGTAATATGCAGTTAAGTATATCGGGAGGTGATGAAAGCACTAATTTCAACTTTGGGGGTAATTACCGTACTGAGGGTACTATTTTGCCGGGGAACAGCAATTATAAACGTGGTGGTTTACGCGCAACATTCCAGCATACTTCAAAGAATAAAAAGTTCTATCTCCAGTTTGCGAATTCTTTAAATCTGGATGCTCATAGTTTGTATAACCCGAGCCTGAGTTTTTCTGCGGGTTTATTATTGCCTCCAAATTATCCTGTTTATGAATCTCCGGGTGTATTTAACTGGTATGCGGGTACAAATCCGACCGCTGAGATTAATGCACGTTCAAAGACAAGGACGGATAATACAATTAGCAATGTATTGATGAGGTATACGGTTTTACCTGATTTAGCATTCAGGGTAAGTGCTGGTTATAATAAGAATAATCTAAACCAGGTGCAGCTTTATCCAACGGGATCTCTTTATCCGGGAACTGATAGCTACTCGATTTTTGGGATGAATAGTAATCGTTCTGTGATTTTTGAACCTCAGGTTGATTATGTAAGGTCTTTTAAGGATAGCAGGGTTTCGCTGTTGCTTGGCGGAACGTATCAGAATAAGGTTACTGAGGGACAGCTGATTAGAGGGACTGGTTTTAGCAATGAGGGGTTGATGGAAAATATGGCTTCTGCGGGGACGATTACTGCACGGACAAATTCTTATACGCAGTACAAGTATGTTTCTGTTTTTGGCCGGATTAATTATGCGTGGAAGGACAGATATATTGTGAATGCAACGATGAGAACGGACGGTTCATCCAGGTTTGCGGATGGAAACCAGTTTGGCAATTTCGGTTCTGTAGGTGCTGCGTGGTTATTTGCTGATGAGCCCTGGGTTAAAAACAAGCTGAGTTTTTTAAGCTACGGGAAGTTAAGGAGCAGTTATGGGTTGACGGGGAATGATCAGATTACGGATTATCAGTATTTGTCTACTTATGGGAATGGGGGAAGTCCGTATCAGGGGGTGATTGGTTTAGTGCCTTCGCGGATTTCGAATGCTAATTTTCATTGGGAAACGACAAGGAAGCTGGAATTTGCTGTTGAGCTGGGGTTCCTGAAGAACAGGATTTTGCTGAATGTGAATCATTATAGGAATAGTAGTGATGACCAGCTGGTGAATTATGCGATTCCGCGAATGACTGGTTTTGCAAGTTATCAGGCAAATTTGCCTGCTGTGATTAGGAATACGGGCTGGGAGTTTGAGTTGAATACAAGGAATGTGGAGGGGAAACTTTTCAACTGGACGAGTTCTTTTAATATCACGATGCCAAAGACGTTGTTGAAGAGTTTTGAGGGGTTTGAGACTTCAAGTTATGCGCAGACGTTGCAGTTGGGTTATGATATTTCAAGGGTTTACGGAACGCAGCTGACGGTTGATCCGGCTACGGGGAAAGCTGTTTATGGTACTGCTCCGGGGTCTGCTAATGTTTATGAGTATTTCACGATAGGGAAGCAGACGCCTGATTTTTATGGTGGGTTAGGGAATACTTTCCAGTATGGGAATTGGAGCATGGATGTTTTCTTCCAGTTTGCAAAGCAGATGGGGAGGGGTGGGTTACGTAATTTACCAGGGAGATTAACAAATAACTATATAACAGTTTTGGACAGGTGGCAATATTCAGGACAGGTCACCGATATTCCCAAAGCATCAACTGCCAATGATTCCAAATTCCAATATAGCCAGGCCAATTATTTCGATACTTCGTATTTGAGGCTTAAAAACGTTGGGCTTTCTTACAGCTTTCCTAAAAGGCTTCTGGAGCGCATCAATATGCAACAGTTAAGAGTATATGTTCAAGGACAAAATTTGTTGACTTATTGGGATAAGAATGCCGCTATTCTCGACCCGGAATCTGGTGCTTTTAATAATGTTCAGAATAATATTCCACCCGTAAAATCTTTTGTGATCGGTTTACAATTAACTCTTTAATCAAAGAAATATGAGAAATATAAATATGGCTATGCTGCTGTTTTTACCTGTAATGTTGGTTTACGGCTGCAAGAAAATGATCATGGTCGAATCTCCAAAAAATCAATTAACAACCGATAAAGTTTTTGCTGATTCTACATCGGCATCGGCTGCATTAGTAAGTGTGTATGCAAATTTTGAAAGCCAATTTGATCCTAATTATAGTACGTATTTAAGTTTGTATACAGATGAAACCGGATACGTAGGGAATGATGTAGCAAACAATGAGTACTACAGTAGTAGCCTCACTTCTGCCAATAGAGTTAATCAGAATACCTGGTCGGTTTTATATAGTATAGTTTACCAGTGTAATGATATTATCGCGCAGCTAAAAAGCAATGCTGTTTTATCAAGATCGCTGAATACCCAACTGACCGGGGAAGCAAAATTCTTGAGAGCATTTGCATATTTCTATCTGGTGAATTTGTATGGCGATGTACCACTGTTATTAGAAACTAATGTCTTGGTTACCAGTAAGGCTTCAAGACAAACTGAAGGCTTAATATATGATCAAATGGTCAAAGACCTGTTAGCTGCCAAAGAGGGGCTTAGATCTTCTTATACGGGGGCTGGCAAAGTGCGCGCTAACAAACTGGTAGCATCTGCATTGTTGTCCCGGATATACCTTTATCAGAAGAATTGGGCTTTAGCGGAAAAGGAGGCTGATGCTATTATTAAATCAAATCTTTTTACTCCGTTAGAGGTACCTGCTAATGTATTTAAAGCTAATAGTAAGGAGACTATTTTACAGTTGTGGAATCAGAATGGTTTCATTAATAACATCAGCAGTATTCCTTCTGCTGGAAACATACCTCAATATATAATTACTACTGATTTATATAACGCTTTTGAGGTGGGAGATCTTCGTAAAAGTAATTGGATAGGTACTGCAAATGTGGTAACTGGTGGAATTAGCAAAAGCTACAATTACGGAGCTAAGTATAAAAACAAAACTGCCAGTACAAGCAGCCCGGAATATCTGGTCGTTTTGCGTATTGCTGAACAATTTTTGATCAGGGCAGAGGCTCATGCTATGCTTGGCAATATTAAAGGTGCTGTTGATGATATTAATGTGATCAGAAAAAGAGCTGGATTAAGCCCGTTATCTGATTTTTTCAATATCCAGGAATGTTTAAGTTCGATAGCTAAAGAAAGAAGGGTAGAGCTATTTACCGAAAATGGCCACCGTTTTTTTGATCTGAAACGAAGCGGTCAGCTGAATACCATAATGGGTAATTATAAACCCGGGTGGCAAAATGGAATGAGCTCATTGTTGCCTGTCCCTCAGGATGAGATCACTTACAACCGGAATTTAATTCAAAATCCAGGGTACTAATTGTAAATTTTAAATAGAAAATAAGATGAATAATAGATTTTATAAAATAGTAATTGTCAGCTTAGTTATGTTAACTGGTTTTATGACTGGGGTTTATGGACAGGAA
The sequence above is drawn from the Pedobacter cryoconitis genome and encodes:
- a CDS encoding SusC/RagA family TonB-linked outer membrane protein, which gives rise to MKKTISIIAMAALWLKLRNPYQIKTFLLLVITLLSLSEYSLFAQTSGQLITGTITDSYGKPLPGATVRIPNTNILTLTDKEGRFTIKTTTQSGTLTITFISFKTLEIPFNPSIKYPLKIILETNESTLNEVQVIGYGQTTKRLNTGSISAITAVQIEKQPVANILSALSGRMPGVFVQTTNGLPGGNINVQIRGKGSIAAGTNPLYIIDGVPMDANAAGLSAAIGASNIAGATSPLNSVNPADIESITVLKDADATAIYGSRATNGVVLITTKKGKSGKTQIELNVSQGINQVANYPRLLNLDQYLQIRREAFANDGKIPSSDPNSANYAPDLTVWSQTESTDWAKHFLGNTGHMSNMQLSISGGDESTNFNFGGNYRTEGTILPGNSNYKRGGLRATFQHTSKNKKFYLQFANSLNLDAHSLYNPSLSFSAGLLLPPNYPVYESPGVFNWYAGTNPTAEINARSKTRTDNTISNVLMRYTVLPDLAFRVSAGYNKNNLNQVQLYPTGSLYPGTDSYSIFGMNSNRSVIFEPQVDYVRSFKDSRVSLLLGGTYQNKVTEGQLIRGTGFSNEGLMENMASAGTITARTNSYTQYKYVSVFGRINYAWKDRYIVNATMRTDGSSRFADGNQFGNFGSVGAAWLFADEPWVKNKLSFLSYGKLRSSYGLTGNDQITDYQYLSTYGNGGSPYQGVIGLVPSRISNANFHWETTRKLEFAVELGFLKNRILLNVNHYRNSSDDQLVNYAIPRMTGFASYQANLPAVIRNTGWEFELNTRNVEGKLFNWTSSFNITMPKTLLKSFEGFETSSYAQTLQLGYDISRVYGTQLTVDPATGKAVYGTAPGSANVYEYFTIGKQTPDFYGGLGNTFQYGNWSMDVFFQFAKQMGRGGLRNLPGRLTNNYITVLDRWQYSGQVTDIPKASTANDSKFQYSQANYFDTSYLRLKNVGLSYSFPKRLLERINMQQLRVYVQGQNLLTYWDKNAAILDPESGAFNNVQNNIPPVKSFVIGLQLTL
- a CDS encoding RagB/SusD family nutrient uptake outer membrane protein produces the protein MRNINMAMLLFLPVMLVYGCKKMIMVESPKNQLTTDKVFADSTSASAALVSVYANFESQFDPNYSTYLSLYTDETGYVGNDVANNEYYSSSLTSANRVNQNTWSVLYSIVYQCNDIIAQLKSNAVLSRSLNTQLTGEAKFLRAFAYFYLVNLYGDVPLLLETNVLVTSKASRQTEGLIYDQMVKDLLAAKEGLRSSYTGAGKVRANKLVASALLSRIYLYQKNWALAEKEADAIIKSNLFTPLEVPANVFKANSKETILQLWNQNGFINNISSIPSAGNIPQYIITTDLYNAFEVGDLRKSNWIGTANVVTGGISKSYNYGAKYKNKTASTSSPEYLVVLRIAEQFLIRAEAHAMLGNIKGAVDDINVIRKRAGLSPLSDFFNIQECLSSIAKERRVELFTENGHRFFDLKRSGQLNTIMGNYKPGWQNGMSSLLPVPQDEITYNRNLIQNPGY